A section of the Methanoculleus taiwanensis genome encodes:
- a CDS encoding APC family permease, translating into MQGKKPELIRTKVPLRRELGLVAVTLSGVGIILGAGIYALLGEATALAGNAVWMTFAISALIAGFTALSYAELSSMYPRASAEYEYVSNAIGRRVAFVIGWLIILSGIFGVATVSLGFGGYFSDLTGAPFLASAVALVLVLSAILLYGIRETALVAIILTLIEAGGIVMIILIGLPYLGSVDYLEMPLGFSGIFQASALVFFAYMGFEEMVKLSEEVRDPERTIPLALVLALGITIFLYILVSLAAVSVVGWEQLAASRAPFADVAYVALGSPAFTIISIIALFATANTALLMMVAASRITYGMAESYSLPTLLARVSRKTRTPWVAILAIMLASIAFIFAGEISFVANVTNFMLFLTFIVINAAVILLRLRAPGLTRPFRTPGTVGRVPVLPVLGIITSFALLTQLEPVVLLIGGALTVFGILLSVVELGREP; encoded by the coding sequence ATGCAGGGGAAGAAACCGGAGCTCATTCGCACGAAGGTTCCGCTCCGGCGGGAGCTCGGTCTTGTCGCGGTCACCCTCTCCGGAGTCGGGATCATCCTCGGGGCCGGGATCTATGCGCTCCTCGGGGAGGCGACCGCGCTTGCCGGGAACGCCGTCTGGATGACGTTTGCGATCTCGGCGCTGATAGCCGGTTTCACCGCTCTCAGCTATGCCGAACTCTCCTCGATGTATCCGCGGGCAAGCGCTGAATACGAGTACGTCTCGAATGCAATCGGCAGGAGAGTCGCCTTCGTCATCGGGTGGCTGATCATCCTCTCCGGCATCTTCGGCGTCGCAACCGTCTCACTCGGATTCGGGGGATACTTCTCCGATCTCACGGGCGCTCCTTTCCTCGCATCGGCCGTCGCTCTCGTCCTGGTACTCTCGGCGATTCTCCTGTACGGCATCCGCGAGACGGCTCTCGTCGCCATCATCCTGACGCTCATCGAGGCCGGCGGCATCGTGATGATCATTCTTATCGGCCTGCCGTATCTCGGCAGCGTCGATTACCTGGAGATGCCGCTCGGCTTCTCCGGCATCTTTCAGGCATCAGCGCTCGTCTTCTTCGCGTATATGGGATTTGAGGAGATGGTCAAACTCTCCGAGGAAGTGCGCGACCCGGAGCGCACCATCCCGCTTGCCCTCGTCCTGGCTCTCGGGATAACGATCTTCCTCTACATTCTCGTCTCGCTCGCGGCGGTCTCCGTCGTCGGGTGGGAGCAGCTCGCAGCTTCCCGCGCTCCCTTTGCCGACGTGGCGTACGTCGCGCTCGGGAGTCCCGCCTTTACGATCATCTCCATCATCGCTCTCTTTGCCACTGCCAATACCGCTCTTCTGATGATGGTCGCCGCGTCGAGGATAACCTACGGAATGGCAGAGTCATACTCCCTGCCGACGCTCCTGGCACGCGTCAGCCGGAAGACTCGCACTCCCTGGGTAGCGATCCTCGCCATCATGCTCGCCTCCATCGCTTTTATCTTCGCCGGGGAGATCTCCTTTGTCGCGAATGTCACCAACTTCATGCTCTTTCTGACATTCATCGTCATCAACGCGGCCGTCATCCTGCTGCGCCTGCGGGCTCCCGGGCTGACCCGCCCCTTCAGGACTCCGGGAACCGTCGGCAGGGTGCCGGTTCTTCCCGTGCTTGGTATCATCACCAGCTTCGCATTACTCACGCAGCTCGAACCTGTCGTCCTGCTCATCGGCGGTGCACTGACCGTGTTCGGGATACTGCTTTCGGTGGTCGAACTCGGTCGCGAGCCGTGA
- a CDS encoding hemerythrin domain-containing protein encodes MLRSSGRINALILQLLDTLVQTADRRETDYATVKHELQGHMHVEEATLYRRMERSMHKRIAASIEEHNSFRKNFGRLDRTHPERRRGSPV; translated from the coding sequence TTGTTGCGATCATCAGGCAGGATCAATGCTCTCATTCTGCAACTGCTGGATACCCTTGTGCAGACGGCCGACCGGCGCGAAACCGATTACGCGACAGTGAAGCATGAACTGCAGGGCCACATGCACGTCGAAGAGGCGACGCTCTACCGGCGGATGGAACGGAGTATGCATAAGCGGATCGCCGCGTCGATCGAAGAGCATAATTCGTTTCGGAAGAACTTCGGCAGGCTCGACAGAACACACCCAGAGAGGAGACGTGGCTCACCGGTGTAA
- a CDS encoding formylmethanofuran dehydrogenase subunit B: protein MKALITSGRTIRQGEQLYYKDLPAYSRETRRCFINPVDLLELYADDGESLLISTKTGDEVFAATSSEDVVPGTIFIPCGPHANAILHADTHGTGAPDYKWLIGTVTRTEEKPRSGWDILAEAGGIACPEVPSSPDGRGCADTAVRTARDVLCPLCGCLCDDIAVQILDNAIISVDNACSLGSGKFLSRSRIYRPIVRDGEAWKYTGFDDAIRQASDILRNAERPLLFGWSGTSAEAQCLGIHIAEEIRGVIDNCSSICHGPSILGIQESGHPGSTLGLIKNRADLVIYWGSNPIESHPRHMSRYTTYCTGKFRDNGRQERTLVVVDIRKTDTAKIADEFIRIKPGGDYAVFSALRSIIRGHDEIIPPYVSGIPREKLLWLADLCKNARFGALFTGIGLTQSPGKYKNVRNAIQLVDELNRHTKFTLTPMRGHWNVNGTNQTFSYLTGFPYGVDFSRGIPYYNPGETTAVDLLSREEVDACLIIGADPGAHLPRKCTEHLAAIPTIVIDPYISLSTALADIHIPVACVGIETEGIGYRMDSVPLRMRKILASPLPNDEYVLSTMLSHIRDAEVQESVRQIKRCITTASQYAPEIPGRTDA from the coding sequence ATGAAGGCTCTGATAACGAGCGGGAGGACGATTCGGCAGGGCGAGCAACTCTATTACAAGGATTTGCCGGCGTACTCCCGGGAAACACGACGTTGTTTTATAAATCCTGTCGATCTTCTCGAGCTCTATGCCGATGACGGCGAGAGCCTTCTGATATCCACGAAAACAGGTGACGAGGTGTTCGCCGCCACATCTTCAGAGGACGTCGTTCCCGGAACGATCTTCATTCCCTGCGGCCCGCATGCAAATGCTATCCTGCATGCCGATACGCACGGGACCGGGGCTCCGGATTACAAGTGGCTTATCGGCACGGTGACGCGAACTGAAGAGAAACCACGGTCAGGGTGGGACATTCTCGCTGAAGCAGGCGGCATTGCATGCCCCGAAGTACCGTCATCGCCCGATGGACGGGGGTGCGCCGATACTGCAGTCAGGACAGCGCGGGATGTCCTCTGCCCGCTCTGCGGATGCCTCTGTGACGATATTGCCGTGCAGATTCTGGATAATGCAATTATATCGGTCGATAATGCATGCTCACTGGGCTCGGGGAAGTTTCTCTCCCGGAGCCGCATCTATAGGCCTATCGTCAGAGACGGCGAAGCCTGGAAGTATACCGGCTTTGATGATGCAATCAGACAGGCTTCCGACATCCTTCGTAACGCCGAACGTCCGCTCCTCTTCGGGTGGAGCGGGACATCTGCAGAAGCGCAGTGTCTCGGCATCCACATAGCCGAAGAGATCAGGGGCGTGATCGACAACTGCTCGTCTATCTGCCACGGCCCGTCGATCCTCGGCATCCAGGAGAGCGGTCATCCCGGTTCGACCCTCGGTCTGATCAAAAACCGGGCAGATCTGGTGATATACTGGGGATCTAACCCGATTGAATCGCATCCACGCCATATGAGCAGGTATACGACATACTGTACCGGAAAATTCCGTGATAACGGACGCCAGGAGAGAACGCTGGTCGTCGTGGACATCAGAAAGACGGATACCGCAAAGATCGCCGATGAGTTCATACGGATCAAACCGGGTGGTGATTACGCTGTATTTTCAGCCCTGCGTTCGATCATCAGGGGGCATGACGAGATCATCCCTCCATACGTTTCGGGCATTCCCCGGGAAAAGTTGCTGTGGCTGGCCGATCTCTGTAAAAATGCCCGCTTCGGCGCTTTATTTACCGGAATCGGGCTGACGCAGTCTCCGGGGAAGTACAAGAACGTGCGGAATGCCATTCAGCTCGTCGACGAGCTCAACCGTCATACGAAGTTCACGCTGACTCCCATGCGCGGACACTGGAATGTCAACGGCACAAACCAGACATTCTCGTATCTCACCGGTTTCCCGTATGGGGTTGATTTCTCCCGCGGCATACCCTACTATAATCCCGGTGAGACCACTGCAGTGGATCTGCTGAGCAGGGAGGAAGTCGATGCATGCCTCATCATCGGTGCCGACCCCGGTGCCCACCTGCCACGGAAGTGCACCGAGCACCTGGCAGCGATCCCCACTATCGTCATCGATCCGTATATCTCGCTCAGTACCGCACTTGCCGACATTCACATCCCGGTCGCATGCGTCGGTATCGAAACGGAAGGCATCGGATACAGGATGGACTCAGTTCCTCTCCGGATGAGAAAGATCCTCGCTTCCCCGCTCCCGAACGACGAGTATGTACTGTCAACGATGCTCTCTCACATTCGGGACGCCGAAGTACAGGAGAGCGTCAGGCAGATAAAGCGGTGCATTACCACGGCGTCTCAGTACGCTCCGGAAATTCCCGGCCGAACCGATGCATAG
- a CDS encoding phosphate ABC transporter substrate-binding protein codes for MKMASPFRNAGAALVALAILVIAATLFAGCTGTGTEQQQTAEPQTISVTGSTTVLPVAQAAADAYMNMDSLADIQVSGGGSSVGVQAVGEGTAEIGMASRDLKAAEKEKYPALVEHVVAIDGIAVIVHPGNQVASLTLDQVRGIYNGSITSWNAVGGSAGEIVVVGRDSASGTREYFHESVMQKEDFTKVQLEKNSNGAVKQTVAQTPGAIGYVGIGYLDGTVTGVPLVVNGKTVAPTLEAVKSKEYPVARSLSMITVGEPTGLAKDYIDFILSSDGQAIVEEEGFVRID; via the coding sequence ATGAAAATGGCATCTCCCTTTCGTAACGCAGGTGCGGCTCTGGTCGCGCTCGCTATTCTCGTGATCGCTGCAACGCTCTTTGCCGGGTGTACCGGAACCGGCACCGAACAGCAACAGACTGCAGAACCGCAGACGATCTCGGTTACGGGATCAACGACCGTGCTTCCCGTCGCCCAGGCTGCAGCGGACGCCTACATGAACATGGATTCCCTGGCCGATATTCAGGTCAGCGGCGGCGGATCCAGTGTCGGCGTTCAGGCCGTTGGTGAAGGCACCGCCGAGATCGGTATGGCCTCCCGCGATCTGAAGGCCGCCGAGAAAGAGAAGTACCCCGCCCTTGTGGAACACGTCGTTGCCATCGACGGCATCGCCGTGATCGTTCACCCGGGTAATCAGGTCGCGAGCCTGACGCTCGACCAGGTGAGAGGCATCTACAACGGCAGCATCACCAGCTGGAACGCAGTCGGCGGTTCCGCAGGTGAGATCGTCGTCGTCGGCCGTGACAGCGCCTCCGGCACCCGGGAATACTTCCACGAATCGGTCATGCAGAAGGAAGACTTCACCAAAGTCCAGCTTGAGAAGAACTCGAACGGTGCGGTGAAGCAGACCGTCGCCCAGACTCCGGGCGCCATCGGGTATGTCGGTATCGGATACCTTGACGGAACCGTGACGGGTGTCCCGCTCGTGGTGAACGGCAAGACCGTGGCACCGACGCTCGAGGCCGTCAAGAGCAAGGAGTACCCGGTTGCCCGGTCTCTCTCAATGATCACGGTGGGTGAACCGACCGGTCTAGCTAAGGACTACATCGACTTCATCCTCAGCAGTGACGGGCAGGCAATCGTTGAAGAAGAAGGATTTGTCCGGATCGACTAA
- a CDS encoding MBL fold metallo-hydrolase: MPDKTGALHKAAEIVKQYGGNINRVHYDRRIDAATVFFEVTTTEDIYRLMRDDLHAIGYLQESLQTPGVLTFYVYLPHRSGALYDFLEYITESRANIAYIDFDDRGKHPDRLKVSLNVEETGVVDHLLNQLKSRYRLEIIEYDTTGKHLDDTVFYVKFAQELRELIGEAEDEFLLQLLHDINHIAQELQNRGTDPREVFRTILLTGRTLQSTCGEGFYADLQRIPVTGDIDLFCFQLPCGGNVYLLRTPGEAVMIDTGYGIYHREIAAMFRHYGLCDNEAPGRVLITHADADHCGGGGYLQVPSLLHPGSVGVIREANRAYGSRSESSILEEVYTTVINLFSEFRPPENLALFPTESQEKRSIFPIIDRIAIGDLELEVLESLGGHLHGLFYLYCPDHGLLFTSDTLINFASLDERRSSYNALADFLVTSVNVDSDRARMERKALLELIASRNASCSPSERPCLVCCGHGAVSVLDGTRLATYGEVEQYRARGETRMPPAP, translated from the coding sequence ATGCCTGACAAAACGGGTGCTCTCCATAAAGCAGCCGAGATCGTCAAGCAGTACGGCGGCAATATCAACCGGGTTCATTACGACCGCAGAATCGATGCGGCCACAGTTTTCTTTGAAGTAACGACAACAGAGGATATATACCGGCTCATGAGGGACGACCTGCACGCCATAGGATATCTGCAGGAGTCCCTGCAGACACCCGGTGTTCTCACGTTTTATGTCTACCTGCCGCACAGGTCCGGCGCTCTCTATGATTTTCTTGAGTATATCACGGAAAGCCGCGCGAACATCGCATACATCGACTTTGACGATCGCGGAAAACATCCTGACCGGCTGAAGGTGAGCCTGAACGTCGAGGAGACCGGCGTCGTCGATCATCTCCTCAATCAGCTCAAATCCCGATACCGCCTCGAGATCATAGAGTACGATACGACCGGAAAGCACCTCGACGATACGGTCTTCTACGTCAAGTTCGCCCAGGAACTCCGCGAACTAATCGGAGAGGCGGAGGACGAGTTCCTCCTGCAGCTCCTCCACGACATCAATCACATCGCCCAGGAACTCCAGAACCGCGGAACGGATCCGCGTGAGGTCTTCAGGACCATTCTTCTCACCGGAAGGACACTGCAGAGCACCTGCGGCGAGGGGTTCTACGCCGATCTGCAGCGGATACCCGTTACCGGGGATATCGATCTCTTCTGCTTCCAGCTTCCCTGCGGAGGGAACGTTTACCTTCTCCGGACGCCCGGCGAGGCGGTAATGATAGACACGGGATACGGTATCTACCACCGGGAGATTGCAGCGATGTTCAGGCACTACGGCCTCTGCGATAACGAGGCGCCCGGGAGAGTCCTTATTACCCACGCAGACGCCGACCACTGCGGCGGGGGAGGATACCTGCAGGTCCCCTCGTTGCTGCACCCGGGGTCTGTCGGGGTCATCAGAGAGGCAAACCGGGCGTACGGTTCGCGGAGCGAGAGTTCTATCCTCGAAGAGGTCTATACCACCGTCATCAACCTCTTCTCCGAGTTCCGGCCACCCGAAAACCTGGCACTCTTTCCGACGGAGTCGCAGGAGAAGCGATCGATCTTCCCGATCATCGACCGGATCGCTATCGGCGATCTGGAGTTAGAGGTTCTGGAGAGTCTCGGTGGGCACCTCCACGGCCTGTTCTATCTCTACTGTCCTGACCACGGCCTGCTCTTCACGAGCGATACCCTGATCAACTTCGCGAGCCTCGACGAGAGGCGGAGCAGCTATAATGCACTTGCGGACTTTCTGGTGACGTCCGTCAACGTCGACAGCGACCGCGCCCGCATGGAGCGAAAAGCCCTGCTCGAACTCATCGCCAGCCGGAATGCATCGTGCAGTCCATCAGAAAGGCCGTGCCTCGTCTGCTGCGGCCACGGCGCGGTATCCGTCCTCGACGGCACGCGCCTTGCGACCTACGGCGAGGTCGAGCAGTACCGGGCCCGCGGCGAGACCCGGATGCCGCCGGCACCGTAG